A single region of the Epinephelus moara isolate mb chromosome 16, YSFRI_EMoa_1.0, whole genome shotgun sequence genome encodes:
- the LOC126402402 gene encoding CMRF35-like molecule 3, with product MRTSGISLGFFNAPVFCLFWLTKHAVDSAKLSAPEVVTGVIGGSVTVHCQYDHQFRNYSKYWCKGQIYEACKIVVKTPKMRYSERHSIADDKEAGVFTVTMTSLRESDKDKYWCVIARHGRNTHTGVRLRISDTVITTTAATTTAKTPEQDEISWWATLRWILVVLMLCCLVSTHVIVWRIKAAGKTQLQHEVQYQNTNIYA from the exons ATGAGGACCTCAGGGATATCTCTTGGCTTCTTCAATG ctccagttttctgtctcttctggCTAACAAAGCACGCAGTGGACTCAGCCAAGCTGTCGGCTCCAGAGGTGGTAACAGGAGTGATAGGAGGATCTGTGACAGTCCATTGCCAGTATGACCATCAGTTCAGAAACTACTCAAAGTACTGGTGCAAAGGACAGATATATGAGGCATGTAAAATAGTGGTGAAGACACCCAAGATGCGATATAGTGAAAGACACTCCATTGCAGATGACAAGGAGGCAGGAGTCTTTACTGTGACTATGACTTCTCTCAGGGAGAGTGATAAAGATAAGTACTGGTGTGTCATCGCCAGACATGGAAGGAACACCCACACTGGTGTCAGGCTGCGCATCTCTGACACAG TGATAACAACAACCGCTGCCACCACAACGGCCAAAACACCTGAACAAGATGAAATAAG TTGGTGGGCGACTCTACGTTGGATCCTCgttgttttaatgttatgtTGTTTGGTGTCGACACACGTCATTGTGTGGAGGATAAAGGCTGCAGGGAAAACACAGCTGCAACATGAAGTTCAATATCAGAACACAAACATCTATGCTTGA
- the LOC126402403 gene encoding cell division control protein 42 homolog isoform X2 → MQTIKCVVVGDGAVGKTCLLISYTTNKFPSEYVPTVFDNYAVTVMIGGEPYTLGLFDTAGQEDYDRLRPLSYPQTDVFLVCFSVVSPSSFENVKEKWVPEITHHCPKTPFLLVGTQIDLRDDPSTVEKLAKNKQKPITPETAEKLARDLKAVKYVECSALTQKGLKNVFDEAILAALEPPEPKKRRKCVLL, encoded by the exons ATGCAGACTATCAAATGTGTGGTGGTGGGTGATGGAGCAGTGGGAAAAACCTGCCTATTGATTTCATACACCACCAACAAATTCCCCTCTGAGTATGTACCCACG GTTTTTGACAACTATGCAGTAACTGTAATGATCGGGGGTGAACCATACACCCTTGGGTTATTTGACACAGCAG GTCAGGAGGACTACGACAGGTTACGACCACTAAGCTACCCCCAGACAGATGTCTTCTTAGTGTGTTTCTCAGTTGTTTCACCTTCTTCATTTGAGAATGTTAAAGAAAAG TGGGTTCCTGAAATAACTCACCACTGTCCCAAGACCCCGTTCCTCTTGGTAGGCACTCAGATTGACCTGCGTGATGACCCCTCCACAGTGGAGAAGCTAGCCAAGAACAAACAGAAGCCAATCACCCCTGAGACGGCAGAAAAGCTGGCTCGAGACCTTAAGGCAGTCAAATATGTCGAGTGCTCAGCCCTAACACAG AAAGGATTAAAGAATGTGTTTGATGAGGCAATACTGGCTGCCCTGGAGCCTCCTGAACCTAAGAAAAGACGTAAATGCGTTCTGCTCTAA
- the LOC126402403 gene encoding cell division control protein 42 homolog isoform X1, whose protein sequence is MQTIKCVVVGDGAVGKTCLLISYTTNKFPSEYVPTVFDNYAVTVMIGGEPYTLGLFDTAGQEDYDRLRPLSYPQTDVFLVCFSVVSPSSFENVKEKWVPEITHHCPKTPFLLVGTQIDLRDDPSTVEKLAKNKQKPITPETAEKLARDLKAVKYVECSALTQRGLKNVFDEAILAALEPPETQRKRKCCLF, encoded by the exons ATGCAGACTATCAAATGTGTGGTGGTGGGTGATGGAGCAGTGGGAAAAACCTGCCTATTGATTTCATACACCACCAACAAATTCCCCTCTGAGTATGTACCCACG GTTTTTGACAACTATGCAGTAACTGTAATGATCGGGGGTGAACCATACACCCTTGGGTTATTTGACACAGCAG GTCAGGAGGACTACGACAGGTTACGACCACTAAGCTACCCCCAGACAGATGTCTTCTTAGTGTGTTTCTCAGTTGTTTCACCTTCTTCATTTGAGAATGTTAAAGAAAAG TGGGTTCCTGAAATAACTCACCACTGTCCCAAGACCCCGTTCCTCTTGGTAGGCACTCAGATTGACCTGCGTGATGACCCCTCCACAGTGGAGAAGCTAGCCAAGAACAAACAGAAGCCAATCACCCCTGAGACGGCAGAAAAGCTGGCTCGAGACCTTAAGGCAGTCAAATATGTCGAGTGCTCAGCCCTAACACAG cGGGGACTGAAGAACGTATTTGACGAGGCTATCCTAGCCGCTTTAGAGCCCCCCGAAActcaaagaaagagaaaatgctGTTTGTTCTGA
- the LOC126402399 gene encoding F-box only protein 6-like: protein MKRKAKGMGSTLSYGSTSSRNVSSAAGQSQENLFDVPLEILEEIFLSLPPHQVVRVCRLVCHQWKEVADSESLWRERCRREGYRLRDASRIPKDWRLFYFLCKKRRNLLKNPRGEHKMKNWQMENDGNDWNVEEVMEPHPNEMVKKNFVTSYMMCRKSQLINLELEGYNPSFMDDFQPDIKISDWYAPRWDCGSQYEIHVELLNQRKQPVQKFAPETVYFQQWNDQKWNQMTHVFQNYGPGVRYVRFTHGGKDTQYWAGWYGIRVTDSCVEICPAMDT, encoded by the exons ATGAAGAGGAAAGCTAAAGGCATGGGTTCAACTCTCAGCTATGGTTCAACCTCAAGTCGGAATGTGTCTTCAGCTGCAGGACAGTCACAGGAAAAT ctGTTCGATGTTCCCCTGGAGATCCTGGAGGAGATCTTCCTGAGTCTTCCTCCCCATCAGGTGGTTCGTGTTTGTCGgttagtgtgccatcagtggAAAGAAGTGGCTGACAGTGAGTCCCtgtggagagagagatgcagaagAGAAGGATATCGCCTCCGCGATGCCTCCAGAATACCCAAAGACTGGAGGTTGTTTTACTTCTTGTGCAAGAAGAGAAGAAATCTTCTCAAGAACCCAAGGGGAGAAC ATAAAATGAAGAACTGGCAGATGGAGAATGACGGTAATGATTGGAACGTAGAAGAAGTTATGGAGCCGCATCCAAATGAGATGGTCAAGAAAAACTTTGTGACTTCCTACAT gatGTGCAGGAAGTCTCAGTTGATTAATTTGGAGCTGGAAGGGTACAACCCATCTTTCATGGATGACTTCCAGCCAGACATCAAAATATCTGATTG GTATGCACCACGATGGGATTGTGGCAGTCAATATGAGATCCATGTAGAGTTGCTGAATCAAAGAAAGCAACCCGTTCAGAAGTTTGCTCCTGAGACGGTTTACTTTCAGCAGTGGAACGATCAGAAATGGAATCAG ATGACCCATGTATTCCAGAACTATGGACCAGGAGTGAGATACGTCCGTTTTACCCACGGAGGCAAAGACACACAGTACTGGGCAGGATGGTACGGAATTCGTGTTACTGACAGCTGTGTTGAGATATGTCCAGCAATGGACACATAG
- the LOC126402400 gene encoding F-box only protein 6-like, with translation MNESRGLSPKQPPTAATAPCTSLLTMFPVPLEIFEEIFLSLPPHQVVHVCRLVCHQWKEVADSESLWKERCRREGYRLRDASKIAKDWRLFYFLCKKRRNLLKNPRGEQDLSGWQILENGGDKWALHDLRVPHPDETVQKNFVTSFWMCRKSQLIDLEKEGYNPSFMDYFQPDIRISDWYSPRSDCGCIYEIRVELLNQRKKPVQTFAPETIKFEQWSVERWNQMTHVFQNYGPGVRYIRFTHGGKDTQYWKGWYGIRLTDSCVEICPAMDT, from the exons ATGAATGAAAGTCGAGGTCTGAGTCCGAAGCAGCCACCGACTGCAGCTACAGCACCGTGTACTTCGCTCCTAACG ATGTTCCCCGTTCCTCTGGAGATCTTTGAGGAGATCTTCCTGAGTCTTCCTCCCCATCAGGTGGTACATGTTTGTCGgttagtgtgccatcagtggAAAGAAGTGGCTGACAGTGAGTCCCTGTGGAAAGAAAGATGCAGAAGAGAAGGATATCGCCTCCGCGATGCCTCCAAAATAGCCAAAGACTGGAGATTGTTTTACTTCTTGTGCAAGAAGAGGAGAAATCTTCTCAAGAATCCAAGAGGAGAAC AGGACCTGAGCGGCTGGCAGATTTTAGAGAATGGTGGTGATAAATGGGCTCTGCACGATCTTAGAGTGCCTCATCCAGACGAGACGGTCCAGAAGAACTTTGTGACCTCTTTCTG GATGTGCAGGAAGTCTCAGCTGATCGATCTGGAGAAGGAAGGTTACAACCCATCATTTATGGATTACTTCCAGCCAGACATCAGAATATCGGATTG GTATTCACCAAGAAGTGATTGTGGCTGTATATATGAGATCCGTGTCGAGCTGCTGAATCAAAGAAAAAAGCCTGTCCAGACGTTTGCACCTGAGACTATAAAGTTTGAGCAGTGGAGTGTGGAGAGATGGAATCAG ATGACCCATGTATTCCAGAACTATGGACCAGGAGTGAGATACATCCGTTTTACCCACGGAGGCAAAGACACACAGTACTGGAAGGGATGGTATGGTATACGcctcactgacagctgtgttgaGATATGTCCAGCAATGGACACATAG
- the LOC126402392 gene encoding dnaJ homolog subfamily C member 11 yields MASALDDDEILNDDYYSLLNVRREATQEELKAAYRRLCMLYHPDKHRDPELKRQAEQLFNLVHEAYEVLSDPQARAIYDIYGKRGLDVEGWEVVERKRTPAEIREEYERLQKEREERRLQQRTNPKGMISVGIDATDLFDQYEEDYEDMAGGGVPHVEINKMHISQSIEAPLTTKDTAILSGSLSTHNGNGGGTINLALRRVTSAKGWGEVELGAGDAHGPLFGMKIFRNLTPRFFVTAQCGLQFSSRGVRPAFTTVLARHLDKNTMGYLQWRWGVQSSMNTSIVRDTKSSHFTFAMQLGIPHTFMMMSYQYKFQDDDQTKIKGSVKSGFFGTVVEYGAERKISRHSVLGATVSVGVPQGVSLKIKLNRASQTYFFPIHLTDQLLPSAVFYATVGPLVFYLAIQQLIIRPYVRAQKEQDLEKQRESSASNIARKKQEAEAAVLLMQESVRRIIETEESRLGLIILNAWYGKFVTDNSKRHERAKVIDVTVPLQCLVKDSKLILTEATKSGLPGFYDPCVGEEKSLKVLYQFRGVMHQVLSGDTEPLRIPKQSHRIDADT; encoded by the exons GCCACGCAGGAAGAACTGAAGGCGGCATACAGGCGATTATGCATGCTGTATCACCCAGACAAACACCGGGACCCTGAACTAAAGCGTCAAGCAGAACAGCTTTTTAACCTCGTACATGAAGCTTACGAAG TGCTTAGTGACCCACAGGCACGAGCCATCTATGATATCTATGGCAAGAGAGGACTTGACGTTGAAGGATGGGAG GtggtggaaagaaaaagaaCCCCTGCCGAGATCCGAGAGGAGTACGAGCGCCTTCAGAAGGAGCGAGAAGAGAGGAGGCTTCAGCAAAGGACCAACCCAAAG GGAATGATTAGTGTGGGTATCGATGCCACGGACCTGTTTGACCAGTATGAAGAAGACTATGAGGATATGGCTGGAGGGGGAGTCCCACATGTGGAAATCAACAAGATGCACATATCACAATCAATAGAG GCTCCTCTCACCACAAAAGACACAGCCATTTTGTCTGGCTCCCTGTCAACCCACAATGGAAATGGAGGGGGCACCATTAACTTGGCCTTGAGAAGAGTCACCTCAGCCAAGGGGTGGGGAGAG gtagaGCTTGGTGCTGGAGACGCACATGGACCTCTCTTTGGGATGAAGATTTTCCGAAACTTGACACCTCGATT CTTCGTGACCGCTCAGTGTGGGCTCCAGTTTTCATCCCGAGGCGTGCGTCCCGCTTTCACCACAGTGCTGGCCCGCCACCTAGACAAGAACACTATGGGCTATCTGCAGTGGCGCTGGGGTGTCCAGTCCTCCATGAACACCAGCATAGTCAGGGACACCAAGAGCAGCCATTTCACCTTCGCAATGCAG CTTGGCATTCCTCACACATTTATGATGATGAGCTACCAGTACAAGTTCCAGGATGATGACCAGACGAAGATCAAGGGCTCAGTAAA ATCAGGTTTCTTTGGGACTGTGGTGGAGTATGGCGCTGAGAGGAAGATCAGTCGACACAGTGTCCTGGGGGCCACAGTCAGCGTGGGAGTGCCCCAAGGTGTCTCCCTAAAGATCAA ACTAAACAGAGCCAGCCAGACGTATTTCTTCCCCATTCACCTGACCGACCAACTCCTGCCAAGTGCTGTATTTTACGCCACAGTTGGACCACTGGTTTTCTACCTCGCCATCCAGCAGCTTATTATTCGGCCCTACGTGCGGGCCCAGAAGGAACA AGACTTGGAGAAGCAGCGGGAGAGCTCGGCCTCGAATATAGCCAGGAAGAAACAGGAGGCGGAGGCTGCT GTCTTACTCATGCAGGAGTCTGTGCGCAGGATTATTGAAACGGAGGAGTCTAGATTGG GTCTCATCATCCTCAACGCCTGGTACGGCAAGTTTGTGACAGACAACAGTAAGAGACACGAGAGGGCAAAGGTCATTGATGTGACTGTGCCACTGCAGTGTTTGGTGAAAGACTCTAAACTCATCCTCACTGAGGCTACAAAG TCAGGACTCCCTGGTTTCTATGACCCCTGTGTGGGGGAGGAGAAGAGCCTGAAGGTGCTGTATCAGTTCCGCGGAGTCATGCATCAAGTCCTGTCAGGAGACACCGAACCACTCAGGATACCAAAGCAAT CTCACAGGATTGACGCAGACACATAG